The DNA sequence ATACAAAGATGCCAGATACATAAGCTAAGGAATGTGCAGAGCTATCTGCCGGAGAGTGAGCAAAGAAGGGTAAAGGCGGCAATGAACAGGGCATATATGGAGTTTGAATATCAAGAAGCGAAAAATAAACTTGAGCGTTTAGCAAAAGAGCTTGAATTCAAATATCCATCCGCATCAGCCAGCTTAATGGAAGGACTTGAAGAAACCCTTACAGTTCACAAACTGAAAGTTCCCGGGCTGTTAAGAGCTACACTTTCAAACACCAACCCCATTGAATCAGCTATTGGGACCGCTCTCAATGTAACTGGCCGGGTTAAGAACTGGCAGAGTGGCAATCAGGTTTTAAGATGGATTTCATCAGGGTTTATACTGGCAGAAGAAAAGTTCAAGACCATAAAGGGGTACAAACAAATTCCCTTTCTGATAGATGCTTTAAACAATAAAAAACCCGCTGAACTATCACAGGTGGGTTAATCTGTGAAAATCAAAGAAAAACTACGCTACTGAAATTCCACGGGAGATTGGACAAGCTCCGTTTTTCTCCAATCCTCTGATATCTATATTTACTGATGGTGCAATAACTTGGACTGCTGACTATTTAGCTGATGCAGATGCTTACCGTAAACCGAGATATACCTGGAAGTGGATAGAAGTATATGATGGTCAGTCTTGGGATGATTGGTTTCACTCAACAAGAAGAGAATACTTCTTATACTGTATTATGGATGAATATCTAACGGAAAATGGCGAGTTTATTGATACTTACGTTGAGACATA is a window from the Bacillota bacterium genome containing:
- a CDS encoding transposase yields the protein MDGGKGLHKAVKDVFGENVQIQRCQIHKLRNVQSYLPESEQRRVKAAMNRAYMEFEYQEAKNKLERLAKELEFKYPSASASLMEGLEETLTVHKLKVPGLLRATLSNTNPIESAIGTALNVTGRVKNWQSGNQVLRWISSGFILAEEKFKTIKGYKQIPFLIDALNNKKPAELSQVG